The proteins below are encoded in one region of Gemmatimonadaceae bacterium:
- a CDS encoding glycosyltransferase — protein sequence MKRIALLNETSGPGGAEHMVLMLGEELARRGYEVTPVLPSYLDPWLVNEFKSRGFDPETFDAPSFVDPGYLSHLVRILKRRGADVVHSHEFLTSVYGGAAAAIARKPHVMTMHGGRYYAGKRYRREALRWSARRSRAVVGVSAATANELASHLRLSPERVRVVHNGIRPRLGDPLAVRRELGVTDGEMLVVAIGNLKPVKAHTVLLEALVLLNARGTAPSWRLAIAGTGSEQGRLESLAEQHGVRDRLHLLGYRADVGNILAAADVWAMSSLSEGLPLALIEAMFAGRPVVASNVGGMPEVITNDVNGLLVPPSDAVALADALARLFADPALRERLAAAGKRDAEAQFGIDRMVDAYERLYSGAGIEAR from the coding sequence ATGAAGCGCATCGCGCTGCTGAACGAAACGAGCGGTCCAGGCGGCGCCGAGCATATGGTCTTGATGCTGGGCGAGGAGCTGGCGCGTCGCGGATACGAGGTCACGCCGGTGCTTCCGTCGTATCTGGATCCGTGGCTCGTGAACGAGTTCAAGTCGCGTGGCTTCGACCCAGAGACATTCGACGCGCCGTCGTTCGTCGATCCCGGATACCTGTCGCATCTCGTTCGAATTCTCAAACGACGCGGCGCCGACGTCGTGCACTCGCACGAGTTCCTGACGTCGGTGTACGGCGGCGCGGCGGCGGCGATCGCTCGGAAGCCGCACGTGATGACCATGCACGGCGGCCGCTACTACGCGGGCAAGCGATATCGGCGCGAAGCGTTGCGGTGGAGCGCGCGACGCAGCCGCGCCGTCGTCGGTGTCTCGGCCGCAACGGCGAACGAGCTGGCGTCGCATCTGCGACTGTCGCCCGAGCGCGTCCGTGTGGTGCACAACGGCATTCGCCCGCGACTCGGCGACCCGCTCGCGGTTCGCCGCGAGCTCGGCGTGACCGACGGCGAAATGCTCGTCGTTGCGATTGGAAATCTGAAACCCGTGAAAGCGCACACCGTGCTGCTCGAGGCGCTGGTGTTGTTGAACGCGCGCGGCACTGCGCCGTCGTGGCGGTTGGCCATCGCAGGAACCGGTAGCGAGCAAGGCCGACTCGAATCGCTTGCCGAGCAACATGGCGTGCGCGATCGACTGCATCTGCTGGGCTATCGTGCGGACGTCGGCAACATCCTCGCGGCCGCCGACGTGTGGGCGATGTCGTCGTTGTCAGAGGGTCTTCCGCTCGCGCTCATCGAGGCGATGTTCGCCGGCAGGCCGGTTGTCGCGTCGAACGTGGGCGGCATGCCGGAAGTCATCACCAACGACGTGAATGGTTTGTTGGTGCCTCCGAGCGACGCCGTCGCGCTTGCTGACGCACTGGCGCGTCTATTCGCCGATCCTGCGTTGCGTGAGCGGCTCGCCGCCGCCGGCAAGCGGGATGCGGAGGCCCAGTTTGGCATCGACCGCATGGTCGACGCCTACGAGCGACTTTACTCCGGCGCCGGAATCGAAGCCCGATGA
- a CDS encoding ATP-grasp domain-containing protein, translated as MMKRIHDEIDAIDRWLYRQKSRRPVAIVLGASINGLAIVRSLGRRGIPVLLIDRDPQLGTWTRFARVVSLRGVPGDNDAVLELLLGLGHRLAQPGVIFPTADSQCQFLADHQFELEHHYKFLQPDPATVRAIIDKPKQYEIAKRAGIAIPGTFVPTSMADAERAAASISYPAILKPYWGADLRPASMRERGIKVFVVGSRDELLAAYAHANSLDVPVMIQEIIPGDDSEIYGYWAFWDEEGKERAWLTMRKLRQNPPRFGDGSLQQTVAAPEVAALSRKLLKAFDYRGLVGVEFKRDARDGSLKLIEINPRTEGGNQLAVSAGVDFAWIAYRHLTGTALPDEAAAFTPGVTYVNEEADLKTFLELHKAGELKTTQWLRSWFSAKAYALGAWDDPMPLIVLAGRVARAATKRTLGIAS; from the coding sequence ATGATGAAACGCATACATGACGAGATCGACGCGATCGATCGATGGTTGTATCGGCAGAAGAGCCGCCGGCCCGTGGCGATCGTGCTCGGCGCGTCGATCAACGGCCTGGCGATCGTGCGCAGTCTGGGGCGGCGGGGAATACCGGTGCTGCTCATCGATCGCGATCCGCAGCTGGGCACGTGGACCCGCTTCGCGCGCGTCGTCTCGTTGCGCGGCGTGCCGGGCGACAACGATGCCGTGCTCGAGCTGTTGCTCGGCCTCGGGCACCGCCTCGCGCAACCGGGTGTGATTTTTCCGACGGCCGATTCGCAGTGCCAGTTCCTGGCGGATCATCAGTTCGAGCTCGAGCACCATTACAAGTTCTTACAGCCCGATCCGGCGACCGTCCGCGCGATCATCGACAAGCCGAAGCAGTATGAGATTGCCAAACGCGCCGGCATTGCCATCCCGGGAACGTTCGTGCCGACGAGCATGGCCGACGCGGAACGCGCGGCGGCGTCGATCTCGTATCCGGCCATTCTCAAGCCGTACTGGGGCGCCGATCTTCGGCCGGCCAGCATGCGCGAGAGAGGCATCAAGGTGTTCGTCGTTGGATCGCGCGACGAGCTCCTGGCGGCGTACGCGCACGCGAATTCGCTCGACGTGCCGGTGATGATTCAGGAAATCATTCCAGGCGACGACAGCGAGATTTACGGCTATTGGGCGTTCTGGGACGAAGAAGGCAAAGAGCGCGCGTGGCTGACGATGCGTAAACTGCGTCAGAATCCGCCGCGTTTCGGCGACGGTTCGCTGCAACAGACCGTCGCGGCTCCGGAGGTCGCGGCGCTCAGCAGAAAGCTGCTCAAGGCGTTCGACTATCGTGGATTGGTCGGCGTCGAATTCAAGCGTGACGCACGCGACGGATCACTCAAGCTCATCGAGATCAATCCACGCACCGAAGGTGGCAATCAACTCGCGGTGAGCGCGGGAGTCGATTTCGCGTGGATTGCGTATCGTCACCTCACCGGCACCGCGCTGCCCGACGAAGCGGCGGCGTTCACGCCGGGCGTCACGTATGTGAATGAGGAAGCTGACCTCAAGACGTTTCTCGAGCTGCACAAGGCGGGTGAGCTCAAGACGACGCAGTGGCTGCGCTCCTGGTTTTCAGCGAAGGCGTATGCGCTCGGCGCATGGGATGATCCGATGCCGCTCATCGTGCTCGCGGGTCGGGTGGCGCGAGCCGCGACCAAACGCACGCTCGGCATCGCGAGCTGA
- a CDS encoding lipopolysaccharide biosynthesis protein, with protein MAKEFKDANTASTDTASLDRSLVVGVAWTAGMKWLTQVVSWGSTLLVARILTPSDYGLYGMAMFYMGLVAPIYDLGLSAAIIQRRDMDREQVARLGGLSLIYAFGFSLLCMALSPVVASFYHEPRVEGIVLLLSVMFMITAPQMLPRALLARELQFRKLAWLDSVAAITLMVGNLVFALLGFRYWSFVYAGMISAVITTGVAISWAPHRISWPSQFRSIRSAATFGWQVAFARVGEYVYTNADFAVVGRALGGAVLGAYTFGWTLATIPIDRVSALVERVIPSVLSAAQNDVAALRRYTLALTEGLAFIVLPLAIGMSITADHLVRLGLGPQWSAAVGPLRLLAFYGGFRAIATIIPPVLVATGHARRDLHYTFFAVLVLPPLFFAGSHWGAVGVAAAWALGFPIVMFPAYRFAFRLLGMRPTAYIGALWPALSSTIAMALMVLTARRVMPATYPVSVQFAIEVLVGAITYVGVIALRHRSRALAFVNMVRRLRGGVSEEAGVVPADPESSAAPA; from the coding sequence ATGGCGAAGGAATTCAAGGACGCGAACACCGCTTCGACGGACACCGCCTCGCTCGACCGATCGCTCGTGGTCGGCGTCGCGTGGACGGCCGGCATGAAGTGGTTGACTCAGGTAGTGAGCTGGGGATCGACGCTGTTGGTGGCGCGCATCCTCACGCCCAGCGATTACGGCCTCTACGGCATGGCCATGTTTTACATGGGCCTCGTCGCGCCGATTTACGACCTGGGATTGAGCGCCGCGATCATTCAGCGGCGCGACATGGATCGAGAGCAGGTTGCGCGGCTTGGTGGCCTGTCGCTGATCTACGCGTTCGGCTTCTCGCTGTTGTGCATGGCGCTGTCGCCCGTCGTCGCTTCGTTCTATCACGAGCCGCGCGTCGAAGGCATTGTGCTCCTGCTCAGTGTGATGTTCATGATCACGGCGCCGCAGATGCTGCCGCGGGCGCTGCTCGCCCGCGAGCTCCAGTTCCGCAAGCTCGCCTGGCTCGACAGCGTCGCCGCCATCACGCTGATGGTTGGCAATCTCGTCTTTGCGCTGCTGGGCTTCCGCTACTGGTCGTTCGTGTACGCGGGAATGATCAGCGCGGTCATCACGACCGGTGTGGCGATCAGCTGGGCCCCGCATCGAATCTCGTGGCCGTCACAGTTCAGGAGCATTCGCTCCGCCGCGACGTTTGGATGGCAAGTCGCCTTTGCGCGTGTTGGAGAATACGTATATACGAACGCTGATTTCGCGGTCGTCGGCCGGGCGCTGGGCGGCGCGGTACTGGGTGCCTACACGTTCGGCTGGACGCTGGCCACGATTCCCATCGACCGCGTCAGCGCCCTCGTCGAGCGCGTGATTCCCAGCGTCCTCTCGGCCGCGCAGAATGACGTGGCGGCGCTCAGGCGTTACACGCTGGCGCTGACGGAGGGGCTTGCGTTCATCGTGCTGCCGCTCGCCATCGGCATGTCGATCACGGCGGATCATCTCGTTCGACTCGGCCTCGGACCGCAGTGGAGCGCCGCCGTCGGCCCGTTGCGTCTGCTGGCGTTCTACGGAGGATTCCGCGCGATCGCGACGATCATTCCGCCCGTGCTCGTCGCCACGGGACATGCGCGCCGTGATCTTCACTACACGTTCTTCGCGGTGCTGGTGTTGCCGCCGCTGTTCTTCGCGGGCTCGCACTGGGGCGCTGTTGGCGTCGCCGCCGCGTGGGCCCTTGGATTTCCGATTGTGATGTTTCCGGCGTACCGCTTTGCATTTCGCCTTCTCGGGATGCGCCCGACTGCCTACATCGGCGCACTGTGGCCGGCGTTGAGCTCAACGATCGCGATGGCGTTGATGGTGCTGACCGCGCGGCGCGTGATGCCCGCGACGTATCCGGTCTCCGTTCAGTTCGCCATCGAGGTGCTCGTCGGCGCCATCACGTATGTCGGCGTGATTGCGTTGCGGCATCGCTCGCGTGCGCTGGCATTCGTCAACATGGTGCGCAGACTTCGCGGCGGCGTTTCGGAGGAAGCCGGTGTCGTTCCGGCCGATCCGGAATCGAGCGCCGCGCCGGCCTAG